In Mercurialis annua linkage group LG5, ddMerAnnu1.2, whole genome shotgun sequence, a single genomic region encodes these proteins:
- the LOC126680661 gene encoding uncharacterized protein LOC126680661, with the protein MLSETPLEVLSTDSDHPPPESDRSTKKAKFRNVEQPDSPVGIMSFRDKVLQADKAREDYVAGNLEEFELYDDDVSIVKDGILPAIDFSPRVRDELAKPWRTTVVVKLLGRPIGYKNLCNRLDVLWNFTQGFDIIDLENDFFLVKFRSGGDVEAVITGGPWVILGHYLSVQSWKPSFDCFDANIQSIVAWIRLPGMSIQYYNKKVLRFIGQMVGKVIRIDYCTESAERGKFARIAVEIDLMKPLVSHFSLDGRVQSVEYECLPRICFSCGKFGHTKEHCPETITPVAAKEIISEKTDVPIPDRDPVSSDPVANPKYGPWMIVGRRGKPRFDSNKSNHNNPGKSVSEKESSGSRFQSLENEVIEVIEQLPNKANISVLKDITNLKTVAGHGNSSPRVPIKSHAANVNINPNGSVMASSKQAQVPKPTMPARSENTRFIINKAPTNLDPKHHSVVSVTFNHPSSSSNHNPQTETVELEGMDMESEYLEPAPPDIADLNGNIKPNMKLCDLNGNSSMEASFVDLCPNGNEENMEDVSHV; encoded by the coding sequence atgCTCTCTGAAACACCGTTAGAGGTTTTGTCCACGGACTCAGATCATCCTCCTCCGGAGTCTGATCGGTCGACGAAGAAAGCAAAATTCAGGAATGTTGAACAACCTGACAGTCCTGTTGGGATTATGTCTTTCAGAGACAAAGTTTTGCAAGCGGATAAAGCACGCGAGGATTATGTAGCTGGGAATTTAGAAGAATTCGAACTATATGATGATGATGTGAGTATTGTGAAAGATGGAATCCTGCCTGCTATTGATTTCTCTCCTAGAGTTCGTGATGAACTGGCTAAGCCATGGCGTACTACAGTTGTTGTCAAACTCTTGGGTCGTCCTATTGGATATAAAAACCTGTGTAACAGGCTTGATGTTTTGTGGAATTTTACACAGGGTTTTGATATTATAGATCTTGAGAATGATTTCTTTCTAGTCAAATTCCGTAGTGGTGGTGATGTGGAAGCAGTGATCACCGGAGGTCCCTGGGTTATACTGGGACATTACCTATCTGTTCAATCGTGGAAACCTAGCTTTGATTGTTTTGATGCGAATATTCAATCCATTGTTGCCTGGATTAGACTCCCTGGTATGTCCATTCAGTACTATAACAAGAAAGTTCTTCGTTTCATTGGGCAAATGGTAGGGAAGGTCATAAGGATTGATTACTGCACTGAATCTGCGGAACGGGGAAAGTTTGCACGCATTGCTGTTGAGATTGACCTAATGAAACCTTTGGTTTCCCATTTCAGCCTGGATGGTAGGGTTCAAAGTGTTGAATATGAGTGTCTCCCTAGAATTTGCTTCTCATGTGGTAAATTTGGCCATACTAAAGAGCATTGCCCAGAAACTATTACTCCGGTGGCAGCTAAAGAGATCATCAGTGAGAAGACGGATGTTCCCATACCTGATCGGGATCCGGTCTCGTCTGACCCGGTGGCTAACCCGAAGTACGGCCCGTGGATGATAGTGGGTCGAAGAGGGAAGCCAAGATTTGATAGCAACAAATCTAATCACAACAATCCTGGCAAATCAGTTAGCGAGAAAGAATCTAGTGGATCTAGATTTCAAAGTTTGGAAAATGAAGTGATTGAGGTGATTGAGCAACTGCCAAATAAAGCTAATATTTCTGTTTTGAAAGATATTACCAATTTGAAGACTGTGGCGGGTCATGGAAATTCTTCACCCAGGGTTCCTATCAAATCCCATGCAGCTAATGTCAATATTAACCCTAATGGATCAGTGATGGCTAGCTCCAAACAGGCCCAAGTCCCAAAGCCCACCATGCCAGCTAGGTCTGAAAATACAAGATTCATAATTAATAAGGCCCCCACTAACTTGGACCCTAAACATCATTCTGTTGTCTCTGTTACTTTTAATCATCCCTCAAGCTCCTCCAACCATAATCCTCAAACTGAAACAGTGGAGTTAGAAGGAATGGACATGGAATCAGAGTACTTGGAACCTGCGCCACCAGATATAGCAGACCTGAATGGGAATATTAAGCCTAATATGAAACTTTGTGATTTAAATGGTAATAGCTCTATGGAGGCTTCGTTTGTGGATCTTTGTCCTAATGGAAATGAGGAGAACATGGAGGATGTTTCTCATGTTTAG